One segment of Senegalia massiliensis DNA contains the following:
- a CDS encoding efflux RND transporter permease subunit, which translates to MNKLIKSALFQRKFVIILILAIIAFGVYTYFEMPKQENPEAISPVGMITTIYPGARTEEVKEDITENIENAITGIDGVEKIQSVSRDNVSLVIVQLSYEVDKEKQWEILRSELETIELPSDVQSPSLDTDLINTTGVMLSINTSDNEINEMKNIEKLSTDIKSKLNDIEQISETNILGILEENIIIDIDLEKLRSANLTLENINDILTAQNIDIPLGSLKTKEGNISISYNKEEDSIEDIKNIVLGLNPQTNTPITLGSISEIKYEYTDDTRFMHNGNSSILITSYFDKDSNILLAEEEINDIISSFEKKLDKNIQIDKIIFQPEDVKHSVNDFMINLLQAIVLVLIVVFIGMGYKNAFVVSVTIPLSIMITIISMSFLNINIQQISIAALIISLGILVDNSIVITDAIQVKLDENVSIMEAVYLGTKESSIPVLTSTLTTIMAFAPLITLPGEAGEFAKSLPQVVIIALIASYIVSITVTPVLASLLLKNSHRKVRERKHFKGLLENTLLKSMKYTKTTFLIVLVLIIIVGFMLVNMRLEVFPYADNNIAYIDIKAEENNIDQTQQIVEDVKEVLNNRDDIKEYTSSIGGPIPKFYITNPPYFKSPDLGQVMFRFNEEKIAEYKNKKYFAYELQNKLNDKIEDGTVTVNLLALTNPGPDIDITLSSDEFKDIENVASNIREEMDDMKSLYNITLEESSVIKEYEIIPNKEEMSILGLTSYDIQRQVNLALNKTQIGEVNIDDESKSILLYANPNSIDELQNTPIKSPNSQQILLLKDVVEIEEDTRLEELNRFNRKPFIKITAEVDPDKSTLVEQNKVEEIINNKKTDDIKVTFGGEKEIFKKYLSGLGIAALIALVGVYLILLLQFRSILQPLIILITVPLSVIGVVFGVFIFRLPLTFTVGLGAASLIGIVVNNAILIIEYINRERENGRSIKEACIESAKKRLRPILLSSITTVIGLIPLVLSGSSFFTPLAVGLMVGLIFSTLLTLIVIPIAYNSLVKEN; encoded by the coding sequence ATGAATAAACTTATAAAGTCAGCATTATTTCAAAGAAAATTTGTAATAATACTTATTTTAGCAATAATAGCATTTGGAGTATATACTTATTTTGAAATGCCAAAACAAGAAAATCCAGAAGCAATTAGTCCAGTAGGTATGATAACAACAATTTATCCAGGAGCTAGGACTGAAGAAGTTAAAGAAGACATTACAGAAAATATAGAAAATGCTATTACTGGCATAGATGGTGTAGAAAAGATACAATCTGTTTCTAGAGATAATGTGTCGTTAGTAATAGTACAACTTAGCTATGAAGTAGATAAAGAAAAACAATGGGAAATACTTCGTTCAGAACTTGAAACCATAGAATTACCAAGTGATGTTCAATCTCCCTCACTTGATACAGATCTTATAAATACAACAGGGGTAATGTTAAGCATCAATACTTCTGATAATGAAATAAACGAAATGAAAAATATTGAAAAGCTATCAACAGATATAAAATCAAAATTAAATGATATAGAGCAAATAAGCGAAACAAATATATTAGGTATATTAGAAGAAAATATAATAATAGATATAGATTTAGAAAAATTAAGATCTGCAAATCTAACTCTGGAAAATATAAACGATATTTTAACAGCTCAAAACATTGATATACCATTAGGAAGCTTAAAAACAAAAGAAGGTAATATAAGCATTTCATATAATAAAGAAGAAGATAGTATTGAAGATATAAAAAATATAGTGTTAGGATTAAATCCACAGACAAATACTCCTATAACTCTAGGTAGTATTTCTGAAATTAAATATGAATATACGGATGATACAAGATTTATGCATAATGGAAATTCATCTATACTTATTACATCTTATTTTGATAAAGATAGTAATATATTATTAGCAGAAGAGGAAATAAATGATATAATATCTTCATTTGAAAAAAAATTAGATAAAAATATTCAAATAGATAAAATAATATTTCAGCCAGAAGATGTTAAACATTCTGTAAATGATTTTATGATAAATTTACTGCAAGCAATAGTTTTAGTGCTTATAGTAGTTTTTATAGGTATGGGTTATAAAAATGCATTTGTAGTGTCTGTTACTATTCCACTTTCTATAATGATTACTATTATATCTATGTCATTTTTAAATATCAATATACAACAAATATCTATTGCAGCACTTATTATATCTCTTGGTATATTGGTAGATAACTCAATAGTTATAACTGATGCAATACAAGTAAAATTAGATGAAAATGTATCTATTATGGAAGCAGTTTATTTAGGAACTAAAGAATCAAGTATTCCAGTACTTACATCAACGCTTACTACTATAATGGCATTTGCACCACTTATAACACTACCTGGTGAGGCGGGAGAGTTTGCAAAATCTTTACCACAAGTAGTTATTATAGCTTTAATTGCATCATATATAGTTTCTATAACAGTAACTCCTGTACTTGCAAGTTTACTTCTTAAGAATAGTCATAGAAAAGTAAGAGAACGAAAACACTTTAAAGGATTATTAGAAAATACACTTTTAAAAAGCATGAAATATACTAAAACTACATTTTTAATTGTATTAGTATTAATAATCATAGTAGGTTTTATGCTTGTAAATATGAGGCTTGAAGTATTTCCTTATGCAGATAATAATATAGCATATATTGATATAAAAGCAGAAGAAAATAACATAGATCAAACACAGCAAATTGTAGAAGATGTAAAAGAAGTATTAAATAATAGAGATGATATAAAGGAATATACATCATCAATAGGAGGGCCAATACCTAAATTTTATATAACAAATCCTCCTTATTTTAAATCTCCTGATTTAGGGCAAGTAATGTTTAGATTTAATGAAGAAAAAATTGCTGAATATAAAAATAAGAAGTATTTTGCATATGAACTCCAAAATAAGCTAAATGATAAAATAGAAGATGGAACAGTGACAGTTAATCTACTTGCACTTACAAACCCAGGACCTGATATTGATATAACCCTTTCTTCTGATGAATTTAAAGATATAGAAAATGTAGCAAGTAATATAAGGGAAGAAATGGATGATATGAAGAGTTTATATAATATTACTTTAGAAGAATCCTCTGTAATAAAAGAATATGAGATTATTCCAAATAAAGAAGAAATGTCAATATTAGGACTTACTAGTTATGATATACAAAGACAAGTAAATCTTGCATTGAATAAAACTCAGATTGGTGAAGTAAATATAGATGACGAAAGTAAAAGTATTTTGTTATATGCAAATCCAAATAGTATAGATGAATTACAAAATACACCTATTAAATCACCTAATAGTCAACAAATATTACTTTTAAAAGATGTAGTAGAAATAGAAGAGGATACCAGGTTAGAAGAATTAAATAGATTTAATAGAAAGCCATTTATCAAAATAACAGCTGAAGTAGATCCTGATAAATCTACTTTAGTAGAACAAAACAAGGTTGAAGAAATAATAAATAATAAAAAAACAGATGATATTAAAGTTACATTTGGAGGAGAAAAAGAAATCTTTAAAAAATATTTAAGTGGACTTGGTATAGCCGCACTTATAGCACTTGTAGGAGTATATTTAATATTACTTCTTCAATTTAGATCCATACTTCAACCACTTATAATACTTATAACCGTACCATTATCTGTAATAGGAGTAGTTTTTGGAGTGTTTATATTTAGACTACCTCTTACATTTACAGTAGGACTTGGAGCTGCAAGTCTTATAGGTATTGTTGTTAATAATGCAATATTAATAATAGAATATATAAATAGAGAGAGAGAGAATGGAAGAAGTATAAAAGAGGCTTGTATAGAATCAGCGAAAAAAAGGTTAAGACCAATATTATTAAGTAGTATTACAACGGTAATAGGTCTTATTCCATTAGTTTTATCTGGCAGTTCATTTTTCACACCACTAGCTGTAGGACTCATGGTAGGTCTTATATTCTCAACACTTCTTACTCTTATTGTAATACCAATAGCATATAATAGTCTTGTGAAAGAAAATTAG
- a CDS encoding signal peptidase I: MEGHNDYKIKNIFKIIENIFLYMVLVITVILIIVTVRSRFKGEQPSIFGYKIYEVQSGSMNPTINVGSLIIVKQINPKDIKTNDIITYKGSTQSLVTHRVVDIQKKEEFNFVTKGDANTTPDPLVVRGEDVFGKVIFSIPIIGYILNFLKTNIYFIISIILLIILTFIYIKKQVNKKSL; the protein is encoded by the coding sequence ATGGAGGGACATAATGACTATAAAATTAAGAATATTTTTAAAATTATAGAAAACATATTCCTTTATATGGTATTAGTTATAACTGTAATTTTGATTATAGTTACAGTGAGAAGTCGTTTTAAAGGAGAACAGCCCTCTATATTTGGATATAAAATATATGAAGTACAGAGTGGAAGCATGAATCCAACTATAAATGTGGGAAGTTTAATAATAGTAAAACAAATTAATCCTAAAGATATAAAAACAAATGACATAATAACTTATAAAGGTTCAACACAATCACTAGTAACTCATAGAGTAGTTGATATACAAAAAAAAGAAGAATTTAATTTCGTTACTAAAGGTGATGCAAATACAACTCCAGACCCATTAGTTGTAAGAGGAGAAGATGTTTTTGGAAAAGTTATATTTAGCATACCAATAATAGGATATATATTGAATTTTTTGAAGACTAATATATATTTTATTATATCAATAATTCTTTTAATAATTTTAACTTTTATTTATATAAAAAAGCAAGTTAATAAGAAGTCTTTATAG
- a CDS encoding vWA domain-containing protein: MKNFRNKGLIIYILILSLVFVNGFLPIVYGDSEEVQKEESNQKESNLEPLNKENIKNESLTQEDKSKEDPKESKPEEKLEENTKSKPEPEEKEQKKEMLKANLSLEIKTDKNSYKPWENIVYTVQVKNEGNVDLKNVIVKDSITNLNQNIKLLKIGETKEIKTIYNKFSSLEKRVKVNTFIASTKFNNESITQNKKVEVKLLKPEIIKKKNSSSAFIEEHEIEKFPKEYQKFLDELFKESIAKSSIFSALSTYRNPDPQFEDTITVDKTAESVEGCREYLVTLEIDGEIPQKPIDVILVIDRSGSMNDGSAITYAKNAAKSFSQTVLQNPNSRVALVSYAYSGSIYGWGSINDATLDTNFTNNYNLISNEINSLVANGGTNAEAGFRTARITMANNSRPEANKAIVFLTDGVPTVSIGNWYGPSEPTYINNHAQAAINEGQNSQNVARVFTVGLLNGVPAQSLGVARSVLQQAQDSGYYETFSAADLTQIYNEISENLNYIAKDAVVKDKINDNFVYVEGSLSSNEATYDENTHEITWNAGTITEKTTLTYKIKAKCSFEGGNDIPTNDWAKLNYIDVNDEEKTKDFPVPKVDVIEPLKVDLGPDLEMTGDTVNLADNIQINSGHPPYTYIWTSSSDPTWVSYDANPQVSPNEDTTYKLVLKDKYGEEGCSACIAEDEIVVKVIRGSITIEKIVINEDPSTKFSIWIDGPEEKQWALYIKEGETKTIENLKPGNYNINEIVPMNYELVGYSQQIVTISSENLHQTVTITNKRINDSWFYDDDEKPNKFKVQLEQ, encoded by the coding sequence ATGAAGAATTTTCGCAACAAAGGTTTAATTATATATATATTAATTTTATCTTTAGTATTTGTAAATGGTTTTTTACCTATAGTTTATGGTGATTCTGAAGAGGTTCAAAAGGAAGAATCAAACCAAAAAGAATCAAACTTAGAACCATTAAATAAGGAAAATATAAAAAATGAATCATTAACTCAAGAAGATAAATCTAAAGAAGATCCTAAAGAATCAAAACCAGAAGAGAAGCTAGAAGAAAATACAAAATCAAAACCAGAACCAGAAGAAAAGGAACAAAAAAAAGAAATGTTGAAAGCTAATTTATCACTTGAAATTAAGACAGATAAAAATTCATATAAGCCATGGGAAAATATAGTATATACAGTTCAAGTTAAAAATGAAGGAAATGTAGATTTGAAAAATGTAATAGTAAAGGATAGTATTACAAATTTAAATCAAAATATAAAACTATTAAAAATTGGAGAAACAAAAGAAATAAAGACCATTTATAATAAATTTTCTTCATTAGAAAAAAGAGTAAAAGTAAATACATTTATAGCAAGCACTAAATTTAATAATGAATCTATAACTCAAAATAAAAAAGTGGAAGTTAAATTATTAAAACCAGAAATAATAAAGAAAAAGAATTCTAGTTCAGCATTTATTGAAGAACATGAGATTGAAAAATTCCCTAAAGAGTATCAAAAATTTTTAGATGAGTTATTTAAAGAAAGCATTGCTAAAAGTAGTATATTTAGTGCATTATCTACTTATCGAAATCCTGATCCTCAATTTGAAGATACAATAACAGTGGATAAAACTGCTGAAAGTGTAGAAGGATGTAGAGAATATTTAGTTACATTAGAAATTGATGGTGAAATACCACAAAAACCAATAGATGTAATACTTGTAATAGATAGATCAGGAAGTATGAATGATGGTTCAGCTATAACTTATGCTAAAAATGCGGCTAAAAGTTTTTCTCAGACAGTATTACAAAATCCTAACAGTAGAGTAGCATTAGTATCGTATGCATATTCAGGAAGCATATATGGTTGGGGTAGTATAAATGATGCAACATTAGATACTAATTTTACCAATAATTATAACTTAATATCTAATGAAATCAATTCATTAGTTGCAAATGGAGGAACAAATGCGGAAGCGGGTTTTAGAACAGCTAGAATTACTATGGCTAATAATTCTAGACCAGAAGCAAATAAAGCTATAGTATTTTTAACAGATGGAGTACCTACAGTAAGTATTGGTAATTGGTATGGTCCTAGTGAACCTACTTATATAAATAATCATGCACAAGCTGCTATAAATGAAGGACAAAATTCACAAAATGTAGCTAGAGTATTTACAGTAGGATTGTTAAATGGAGTACCAGCACAAAGTTTAGGAGTTGCCAGAAGTGTATTACAACAAGCTCAAGATTCAGGATATTATGAAACTTTTTCAGCAGCAGATTTGACACAAATATACAATGAAATATCAGAAAATTTAAATTATATTGCAAAAGATGCAGTAGTAAAAGATAAAATTAATGATAACTTTGTATATGTAGAAGGAAGTCTTTCAAGTAATGAAGCAACATATGATGAAAATACTCATGAAATTACTTGGAATGCCGGAACAATAACGGAAAAAACAACTTTAACATATAAAATAAAAGCTAAATGTTCATTTGAAGGAGGAAATGATATACCTACAAATGATTGGGCAAAATTAAATTATATAGATGTAAATGATGAAGAAAAGACTAAAGATTTTCCTGTACCTAAAGTAGATGTAATAGAACCATTAAAAGTAGATTTAGGACCAGATTTAGAAATGACAGGTGACACTGTTAATCTTGCAGATAATATTCAGATAAACTCTGGTCATCCACCATATACTTATATTTGGACTAGTAGTAGTGATCCAACATGGGTATCATATGATGCTAATCCTCAAGTAAGTCCTAATGAAGATACCACTTACAAATTAGTATTAAAAGATAAATATGGTGAAGAAGGATGTAGTGCATGTATAGCAGAGGATGAAATAGTGGTAAAGGTAATAAGGGGAAGTATAACAATAGAAAAGATAGTAATTAATGAAGACCCTAGTACCAAATTTTCTATATGGATAGATGGACCTGAAGAAAAACAATGGGCATTATATATAAAAGAAGGAGAAACGAAAACTATAGAAAATTTAAAACCAGGAAATTACAATATTAATGAAATTGTACCTATGAATTATGAATTAGTAGGTTATAGTCAGCAAATAGTTACTATAAGTTCTGAAAATCTTCATCAAACAGTTACTATAACTAATAAAAGAATTAATGATAGTTGGTTTTATGATGATGATGAAAAGCCTAATAAGTTTAAAGTTCAGCTAGAACAATAA
- a CDS encoding BsaA family SipW-dependent biofilm matrix protein, producing MKKRLIITLSLVAIAILAIGGTMAWFTSTPEAIDNTFKAGTVDIEVNENGFENITNWNPGDETNKDVTVISKGTKKTYVRVQLTPTWSNEMSIDNIELMINDNDWILHDGWYYYKYILEENEETSKLLDSVKLLGEETSNDYQGATFTLNVKAESVQASNDAYKDVWGLTALPSGVEEY from the coding sequence ATGAAAAAAAGATTAATAATTACTTTATCATTAGTAGCTATAGCTATACTTGCAATAGGAGGAACAATGGCTTGGTTTACAAGCACACCAGAAGCAATTGATAATACTTTTAAAGCTGGAACGGTAGATATAGAAGTTAATGAAAATGGATTTGAAAATATAACTAATTGGAACCCTGGAGATGAAACAAATAAAGATGTAACTGTAATTAGTAAAGGAACTAAAAAAACTTATGTAAGAGTTCAGTTAACACCTACTTGGAGTAATGAAATGTCAATAGATAATATAGAATTAATGATAAACGATAATGATTGGATATTACATGATGGATGGTATTATTACAAGTATATTTTAGAAGAAAATGAAGAAACAAGTAAATTATTAGATAGTGTTAAACTTTTAGGAGAAGAAACAAGTAATGATTACCAAGGTGCAACATTTACATTAAATGTAAAGGCAGAATCAGTTCAAGCATCAAATGATGCATATAAAGATGTTTGGGGATTAACAGCACTTCCTTCAGGAGTAGAAGAATATTAA
- a CDS encoding amidohydrolase, whose protein sequence is MNKIFVNGNIVTMDPNQPKVEAIYIENDIIKNIGSNKEILNSKDNSTEIIDLEGKTMLPGFNDSHMHLIDHGLSLNKCSLVNIYSIEELINKIISFTKDNCSDWILAEGFNQDKFKDKKLPNRYDLDKISTDKPIFITRTCLHLGVANSKALKLAGILDHIPEIKGGEIDLDNNGNPTGILKENAMKLITEKIPTPSKSEIKNLIIKSANILLSKGITSIQTDDLNSVNGLDYKDIIKIYKELINENKLPIKIYEQCRMNTIDHLNDFINNNYNNYNGNEFFKLGPIKLFTDGSLGSRTANLREPYHDDNSTKGISTCNQNELDKFVMKSHNIGLSVAIHAIGDKAMDKVFNSIKKAYARNPRRDVRHGIVHAQITDEKLINEFKLYNVIAYVQPIFLNYDVHIVDDRIGKNRAKTSYAYKTMIDNNIKISFGSDAPVETFDVMKGIYSAVTRCDLQGNPKGGWLSKEKISIEESIYNYTMAGSYSSFEENIKGSISKNKKADLVVLEENIFEIDKDKIKDIKISMTFVNGILKYKNN, encoded by the coding sequence ATAGTTACAATGGATCCTAATCAACCTAAGGTGGAAGCAATATATATAGAAAATGATATTATAAAAAATATTGGATCAAATAAAGAAATATTAAATTCAAAAGATAATTCAACAGAAATAATTGATTTAGAAGGAAAAACTATGTTGCCTGGTTTTAATGATAGTCATATGCATCTTATAGATCATGGGTTAAGTTTAAATAAATGCTCTTTAGTAAATATTTATAGTATAGAGGAATTAATCAATAAAATAATCTCTTTTACAAAAGATAATTGTAGTGATTGGATTTTAGCCGAAGGGTTTAATCAGGATAAGTTCAAAGATAAGAAACTTCCTAATAGATATGATTTAGATAAGATTTCAACTGATAAACCAATATTTATTACTAGAACTTGTTTACATCTTGGGGTAGCAAATTCTAAAGCACTCAAGTTAGCTGGTATTTTAGATCATATTCCTGAAATAAAAGGTGGAGAGATAGACTTAGACAATAATGGAAATCCTACAGGAATTCTAAAAGAAAATGCTATGAAGCTAATTACAGAAAAAATACCTACTCCTTCAAAGTCAGAAATAAAAAATCTCATAATTAAAAGTGCGAATATATTATTATCTAAAGGTATTACAAGTATTCAAACAGATGATTTAAATAGTGTCAATGGACTAGATTACAAAGATATTATAAAAATATATAAAGAATTGATAAATGAAAACAAACTACCTATTAAGATCTATGAACAATGTAGGATGAATACAATAGATCATTTAAATGACTTTATAAACAATAATTATAACAATTATAATGGTAATGAGTTTTTTAAATTAGGACCAATAAAATTATTTACAGATGGTTCCCTTGGCTCAAGAACTGCTAATTTAAGAGAACCTTATCATGATGATAATTCCACTAAAGGGATCTCTACTTGTAATCAAAATGAATTAGACAAATTTGTTATGAAGTCACATAATATAGGATTAAGTGTAGCTATTCATGCTATAGGTGATAAAGCAATGGATAAGGTTTTTAATAGCATTAAAAAAGCTTATGCTAGAAATCCAAGAAGGGATGTCCGTCATGGTATAGTTCATGCACAAATTACAGATGAAAAGTTGATAAATGAGTTCAAACTCTATAATGTCATTGCATATGTTCAACCTATATTTTTAAATTATGATGTACATATTGTAGATGATAGAATAGGAAAAAATAGAGCTAAAACAAGCTATGCTTACAAAACTATGATAGATAATAACATAAAAATTTCATTTGGTTCTGATGCACCTGTAGAAACATTTGACGTTATGAAAGGGATTTACTCTGCAGTTACTCGTTGTGATTTACAAGGAAATCCTAAGGGTGGATGGTTATCTAAAGAAAAAATTTCTATAGAAGAATCAATTTATAACTATACTATGGCTGGTAGTTATTCTAGTTTTGAAGAAAATATTAAAGGAAGTATTTCAAAAAATAAAAAAGCTGATTTAGTAGTACTTGAAGAAAATATATTTGAAATTGATAAAGATAAAATTAAAGATATTAAAATTTCTATGACATTTGTTAATGGAATTTTAAAATATAAAAACAACTGA
- a CDS encoding DUF4430 domain-containing protein, with the protein MSKKSLIIVIALVLALGLVFAYQTFLSPESVEGAKEVKIQVINEKEDVDKTFTYNTDDEYLLDLLENNKDEIGVTLTDSDFGKMVTAMMDYEAKESEQEFWQIQVNGKDAETGVAEIPLTDGDKYKFELTSY; encoded by the coding sequence GTGAGTAAAAAAAGTTTAATAATTGTTATAGCTTTAGTTTTAGCATTAGGGCTTGTATTTGCATATCAGACTTTTTTATCTCCAGAATCAGTAGAAGGAGCTAAGGAAGTAAAGATACAAGTAATAAATGAAAAAGAGGATGTAGATAAGACGTTTACCTATAACACTGATGATGAATATTTATTAGATTTATTAGAAAATAATAAAGATGAGATTGGTGTAACTCTTACAGATTCAGATTTTGGAAAAATGGTTACTGCTATGATGGATTATGAAGCAAAAGAAAGTGAACAAGAATTTTGGCAAATTCAAGTAAATGGTAAAGATGCAGAAACAGGTGTAGCTGAAATACCACTTACAGATGGAGATAAATATAAATTTGAGTTAACTAGTTATTAA
- a CDS encoding MATE family efflux transporter, which translates to MINMIKKEGTDLGKEKVSSLLFKLSLPAIIAQLVNLLYNIVDRIYIGRIDNGEIAMAGIGVAFPIIMIVMAFSSLVGMGGAPLAAIKMGQKDNDGAEKIVSNSFSSVVIVGLILTTIVLIFKEPILWAFGASETTISYSLDYLSIYAIGTIAVQIALGMNPFINTQGFAKFGMMTVIIGAIINIVLDPIFIFGFDMGVKGAALATIISQTVSAIWVLIFLFGKKTKIKIRKEYMIPDLGIIKKTMGLGVSPFIMQSTESLVLISLNNMLMNYGGDIAVSAMTIMSSIMQIIILPMMGLTQGAQPIISYNFGAKNIKRVKETFILLAKLCFSYTTIMWAMLMIIPQVFVSIFNNDPELLNMTTWSIRIYFAGIFAFGAQVAFQQTFLALGKAKVSLILALLRKIILLIPLIFILPNFMDDKLFGVLLAEPIADIIAALATTITFVIFYKKTFKKEQTDIGRETTDN; encoded by the coding sequence ATGATTAATATGATAAAAAAAGAAGGAACGGACTTAGGAAAAGAGAAAGTGTCTTCATTATTATTTAAATTATCATTACCAGCCATAATAGCTCAATTAGTTAATTTATTATATAATATTGTTGATAGAATTTATATTGGAAGAATTGATAATGGAGAAATAGCTATGGCAGGAATTGGGGTAGCATTTCCCATAATTATGATAGTTATGGCATTTAGTTCTCTTGTAGGAATGGGTGGCGCACCCCTTGCTGCTATAAAGATGGGACAAAAGGATAATGATGGAGCAGAAAAAATTGTAAGTAACAGTTTTTCTAGTGTTGTAATTGTTGGTTTAATACTAACTACAATTGTGTTGATATTTAAAGAACCAATACTTTGGGCTTTTGGGGCAAGTGAAACAACAATTTCTTATTCACTTGATTATTTAAGTATATATGCCATTGGTACAATTGCAGTTCAAATTGCATTAGGAATGAACCCTTTTATAAATACACAAGGGTTTGCTAAATTTGGAATGATGACTGTAATAATAGGTGCAATAATCAATATTGTATTAGATCCTATATTTATATTTGGGTTTGATATGGGAGTAAAAGGTGCAGCATTAGCAACAATAATTTCTCAAACTGTTTCTGCTATATGGGTACTTATATTTTTATTTGGTAAAAAAACAAAGATAAAGATAAGAAAAGAATATATGATTCCAGATCTAGGTATAATAAAAAAAACAATGGGATTAGGTGTATCACCATTTATAATGCAGTCTACAGAAAGTTTAGTTTTAATATCTTTAAATAATATGCTTATGAATTATGGTGGAGATATTGCAGTTAGTGCAATGACAATAATGAGTAGTATTATGCAAATTATAATATTACCAATGATGGGATTAACACAAGGTGCACAACCAATTATAAGTTATAATTTTGGAGCTAAAAACATAAAAAGAGTAAAAGAAACTTTTATTCTTTTGGCAAAACTGTGCTTTTCATATACAACAATCATGTGGGCAATGCTTATGATTATACCACAGGTATTTGTATCTATATTTAATAATGATCCTGAACTATTAAATATGACTACATGGAGTATAAGGATTTATTTTGCAGGTATATTTGCATTTGGTGCTCAAGTAGCATTTCAACAAACATTCCTTGCACTTGGAAAAGCTAAAGTTTCTTTAATTTTAGCACTTCTTAGAAAAATAATACTTCTTATACCACTTATATTTATTCTTCCAAACTTTATGGATGATAAATTATTTGGCGTATTACTTGCAGAGCCAATTGCAGATATAATAGCAGCATTAGCAACCACAATAACATTTGTTATATTCTATAAAAAAACATTTAAAAAGGAACAAACAGATATAGGTAGAGAAACAACTGATAATTAA